The genomic window AAAACTTCTTGtcttaaacaataaataaacgtgtattatttctaaaaaaaattcaggtGTTTGAAGGGATTTTGAACTTATAAATGGTTCTAATACATTTAGATCCCCTTCCTAAGCTGTTAAAACATTTCATTTGTTTAAAATAAGGTGTCTTTGAAAGTGTACGGTTTATAtgatagtttaaaaaaaacgtATATGGTATTTTTAGAATTTCTCAGACTTTTATCCGTTTTCTTATGATATTATTTTCTTTCACGTGTTAAGTTTACATTTAACTAACAAAACTTGTATATTCTTTTGAAGAAATATGACAATaacattttgttaaaaaaatatcacattaaGCATAATAACACAATTGCGAACATAACACAAAATATACCTAATTCTGAGGCTCTGAGCATACGTTTATGTTTTCAGAACCTTATGATGAATGAGACACTAAACACGGCAAGAAAGCTTGAGATGAGTTTGATTTTGGCTGATGTTTTCCTATCGGAGCTGCCTAAGGAAACACCTTTCCAAGCCTTCGAACTCAGGTCAACCGTTGAACTATTTACATGCATTGCTAATCCATGCGTTAGTTAACTGATTTAATTTTGagtaaaaacacacacacacatacacacaggTTTAAGGAGTGGGGTTTCGAGAAAGGATGGGGAGAAAACGCAGGAAAAGTAAAAGAGACAATGAGGATCTTGTCGGAGATTCTTCAAGCCCCTGACCCCCGAAATATTGATAGATTCTTCGCCAGGATTCCTAGAATCTTCAACGTTGTCATCTTCTCGATTCATGGCTATTTTGGTCAAAACGATGTTCTTGGTTTGCCTGATACTGGTGGTCAGGTCGTTTACATTCTTGACCAAGTCAAGGCCCTTGAAGATGAATTGCTTCATAGAATCAACTCTCAAGGCCTAAATTTCAAACCTCAGATTCTTGTTGTAAGTTCTCTTTGAATCTTTTCCACCCTCCCTTAGTCGTAGCCACATAAAGTCTTGAATGATATTGAAATCGTGAAATTGGTTTAGGTGACAAGATTAATCCCCGACGCCAAGGATACTAAATGTAACCAAGAATTAGAACCCATCACTGGTACCAAACATTCAAATATTCTTCGAATTCCATTTGTAACAGAGAATGGAATTTTACGTCGTTGGGTATCTCGCTTTGATATCTACCCTTACCTAGAGAAATTCACCAAGGTAAAAAGACCaaatttaagaatataaatttttttttactttgaacCAATTTCTCTGTATTTTTGTGTAACTTTTACTTTGTACTTGTAAAATTATATCATGAGTAGGATGCAACAACAAAAATCTTGGATATTTTGGAGGGGAAACCTGACCTAGTTATAGGAAACTATACGGATGGAAACTTGGTGGCATCGCTGATGGCAAATAAGCTTGGAATTACTCAGGTTacttaacttatatatataatgtacaCTCATTTGATGTACACTAGTTGCctggattatatatatatatatatatataatgtacactcatttgatatatataatgtaCTTATGTACACTCTATATACTTGCCTGGATTTCATTTCATTTGATGCacactaattatatatatatatataatgtacaGTCGTTTGAtgtcaaaacaaaataattgaaatgaaaaagttttttttgttcatataaTCCAGGCAACTATTGCACATGCCTTGGAGAAGACTAAATACGAAGACTCGGACAACAAATGGAAAGAGTTTGATCCTAAATATCATTTTTCATCTCAATTCACGGCGGACTTAATCTCTATGAACTCTGCCGATTTCATCATAGCTAGCACTTATCAAGAGATTGCTGGAAGGTGATTTAATTTATTTCACGAGGACAATGCATTATTCTCATCAAGGAAACTCGACCATGGTTATAACATTGTCTTGTTCGGTTTAATTTTGACAGCAAAGAAAGAGCGGGACAATACGAGAGCCACATGAGCTTCACACTCCCGGGACTATACAGAGTTGTCTCCGGCATCAATGTCTTTGATCCGAGGTTCAACATTGCAGCTCCTGGCGCGGATGACTCTATATACTTCCCTTTTACCTCACAAGACCGAAGATTCACCAAGTTTCATCCTTCCATTGAAGAACTATTGTATAGCcaaaatgagaatgatgaaCACATGTATGTCTCTTTTCCCTGTTTACCTTTTCTACTCGTTTACATTCAACTGTTTGAATAAAATATCTATCACATTGAGTGAAATCATCAATTACATTAgatgtttatttaaaaattctaaactgaTATATTTCTTGTCAGTGGTTAAATTTAATGgatatttttctttatgaaCAAAAGTGGCTACTTGGTGGACAAGAAGAAACCGATCATCTTCTCAATGGCAAGGCTAGATGTTGTGAAAAACTTAACCGGATTAACAGAGTGGTACGCCAAGAACAAGAGGCTACGAGATTTAGTCAACCTTGTAATCGTAGGAGGATTCTTTGACCCTTCCAAGTCTAAAGACAGGGAAGAGATCTCGGAGATAAAGAAGATGCACTCCCTGATTGAGAAATACCAACTCAAGGGTCAGTTTAGATGGATCGCAGCTCAAACTGATCGGACACGAAACGGTGAACTTTACCGGTGTATTGCGGATACAAGAGGTGCTTTTGTGCAACCTGCACATTATGAAGCCTTTGGTCTTACTGTCATTGAAGCCATGAGCTGTGGTTTGGTCACATTCGCCACGAACCAAGGAGGTCCTGCCGAGATTATCATGGATGGTGTCTCTGGATTCCACATTGATCCGAGCGATGGAGAAGAATCGAGTGATAAGATTGCAGATTTCTTTGAGAAATGCAATATCGATCCTAATTATTGGAATCTGTTTTCGGCTGAAGGGCTGCAACGCATATATGAATGGTATATATATCTTCAGCTATTTATGGAAGATAATAGCTTAGGCCATCCAAAGGGAATGATTCTAAAAGTAGTATCATTTCTATGATTATATATGTGCAGCTATACATGGAAGATATATGCAAACAAACTGATAAACATGGGAAGCACATATAGCTACTGGAGGCATTTGAACAAAGATCAGAAATTGGCAAAGCAAAGATACATCCATTCCTTCTACAATCTCCAATACAAGAGTTTGgtaaaataatttaatcttctttttttctttaacttaTGACATGATCAGAATCAAAAGTTTGAAgcatacatgttttttttttgtttggaccAGGTGAAAATTATACCCATAGTGAGTGATATTCCTCAGCCTCCTCCCCCTCCTCCTAAGCCTTTAGTTAAACCATCAGCAACTCGAGGGTAAACTGAAGTAACTATTCAAAAATAACTGGAGACTGTTAGTATGTGCTAATTACtgctagttttttttcttacttttcaGCTCGAAGCGAACACAGTCACGATTGAGTTTCAGGCTCTTTGGTGCTTAAGCTCTCTTGAAAAGGTGTAGCTAATTGCAAAAATATCCAAACGTCGTTGGtgttctacttcatatatttatgTGTATTAAATTGTTTGATTAAACAGTAAAATAAAGGGAAAACACACAAATGTATTTCACTTTTACCATTGTTCTTATTTGAAAGTTTTAAGTGTGATTAATAATTAGTATGCTGAAATTGAAGGATTTGAAAATATACATCGAactaatctcttatatatttattgagaatcatttaaaaagttgtaacctatattttgtactaattaaaaaaaaagacttgatGATGTATCACTTAATTATGATATCAATTTGACTTATGTGGCAGCATAAGAATCAATTGAATAATTTGTAAGTCCAAAATCTAATAGCTAGAAAACCTTATAGTATAACAAACGTGTACTGTATATTATTTATGGTATACGATAAGCAAATTGGTAAACCAAACTCGAGCATAGTAAATGTCTTTCAGTTATGATGAAAGACAAAAAAACTGGTTTAAGTATATTCGTATTCATACGTCGTCTAATACAAATACACTTTTCCATTATGGAATCATATATAAACGATGATGTAAATATGGAATATTTGATAATCCTATATAATCATATACAAACGGTGATATAATCTGtgagtttttaagtttttgataaTTCTAgtgtatgaatggtgaccagggaacggcgaggaataatgcatttcctaacgttcctaaaaaaatcaccattcacaacGAATAATAATTCTTTCTTATTCcctttcattcatttttttgtagagaattagagaacaaaattattccttGATAAAATTGATAAGGAACAACCATTCTTTTTCATTCCTGTTATTTTATTCTCAaacattcatttttttattcGTTCTTCTTGTTTCCCGAATGGTCACCAGTCAGACCAGGATATCATATAGGGGATTAATTAGTGTTCTGTATATTTAGTGTTGAAAACAGAAGAAGGTGTTGATGTTGGTTAACTTCAAcaacattcaaaaaaaaaattggtcggtatctattctattaattcTGCAGCATGACTATTTGATATTTGTTTGGTCCAATTATTTATAACCCACtttcttaaaaatttaactgccatgacatgtatatatattataacctcCTCTTCCGTTGATATGTTATAACCTccgatggaaaaaaaaaaacatcctcTTCCATTTACTTCCTATAATTTTGGGATGCATTAATTTGAGTGAAAAACGTATTCTACTACAATCATTGACAACAACCAATTCATCTATTAGATACTTTGATTTTCCCATGCCTGATACCATTCTGTATATACATTATCAATAACAATTAATAGCATTTATATTCATAGtatcaataactatgtttacaaataaataaataattataccagctgtttgaataaaaatatcaaataatttggataattttaaatttatggataaaaatattcgggtaattttgttaataaatagtATTTGTAGTATATTTAACTATTTAGAAAttaagtataattaatatttgtgggtatataattttattttaaaattttggatacttatttggttagcggtttggttacggttcaattcaattttttggttACAGAGATATATGATTCACTTGATTATTTATGAATTAGGTTTacatttggttttagttttttggtTCTGGATAAATGTGTCTAAACCTATACAATATCTTATATAGAAATTAGGGGTAGCCGTTCGATTACTCATTCTGATTTGGTTAGGATCTAATTCggattttgggttttcggagtttaatattttagcccctttcagatatttttaaattttagttctGGTTTgaataacccatttaaattattttaaaaatctttaagtTCATATACTAAATAATATTGATAACTAAATTGTATATTGATATGTTTGTTGCTTCCTACGAGCAAAACACATACCTAGTTGTTGGTAGTTTTAAGCTTTTGGGTATCGTATCAGGTTATGTAATTTGGCGATTATGGTTTCTTTTACTTGAAGaaacatatatgaaaagaaaGTTCTTAATTTTCTAACGTTTCGGCAAATTTCATTTTCTTGCAACTGTTGATTTTATTGTGGAAATTACATTTTTACATAAACAAACCAAATCTAAATCAAGTTATACTTATACATAGTCGAGATGCTAAGAATCAACTGAAGAACACACCAAGATTCCTGATACAAGTTCAAATCGTATGATTAGTTAGCTTATGTTATCGAGTTGTTCGAGTAGGAAGAAAGTTGTAATTTGGAATTTAGATCCCCACACAACCGTTACATTACCAGACTCATCTTTTGTTCATTGACCAAAATTCATGTCTCTAATTCAACAATTCTTTCGTATATCGGTGTTATTAAGTGCATTTCCCAATTTTAGTTATGTATTTTGGGTACTAATAGTTTTTAGCggtcgttcaaaaaaaaaaacgttttcagCTATGCCGTTGTATTCGAACGGTTCAATAatgcattattattatttttatttatcgaAAAAGAGTTGTAAATATCTTTAATACATCGTCATAGAACATTCAGAACTGATCATCCGCAATGTGTGATACAATCTTGAAACTCTTTTTTACTGTGACTAGTAACACTACAGTTCCTTATGCATACTGGGTTTGGAACATCATCTGGCCTTATTGTTTCCATTCTGCACACAACCACAAATTATTATTACATAtgttaaaatgtatatatatgtatatacgcATTGACAATGATCCATTAGGTTTTTATGATAAAGGTTGATCTGGAAAAATATCTTGATGAATAAATGTGATAACTGTAAGTTACGTACGTTGTGAGATGGCCTTCCTTTGACATGTTTTCCATTCCAATGTTTTCCATTCCACTGCATGCTTTTAGATGACATCCGATCATTATCAGTGTCATCATTATCATACACACCTTTTGTGCCATTCTCTTAgacaattttgttatttagacttggaattcaaaatttaaactgATGTTTGTTGTTTGATATGTATAatttgtgtatgtatatattatatatgtacatgATGAGATGAATGAAATCAAACATTAATTGTCATTGTAATACATTTGTTGCTTTGACTTGAATACAATTCATTTTGTATGACTAAAAAGAGAgaatacaattaattttgtaactGTTCTATGGATAGCAAATCTCTATTACTTTAATTTATATCTTACAGTATTTGGAAACAAagcaaaatttataattaaaagatCCTAACCATTTAATTTGACAAAGTAATTAATCATATtctcataaaaataaataaatcataattgCATGAAAAACATACAAAGAACTAATCGTAGACATGCATTTATTTGCATCTAAAAGGAATAAAAATATAGCCAGAATGAAACAAAAAGACAGAATAATCAAGAAAGAGAATAGTCAACACAAACGAAAAACAAGAGCCATCACAAATA from Brassica napus cultivar Da-Ae chromosome A5 unlocalized genomic scaffold, Da-Ae chrA05_Random_37, whole genome shotgun sequence includes these protein-coding regions:
- the LOC106451551 gene encoding sucrose synthase 5, which gives rise to MINPEIHNTMEMTSGLLGNGIPEAMGQNRGNIKRCLEKYIEKGRRLLKLNQLMDEMEIVINDLVQRKQVMEGDLGKILCFTQEAVVIPPNVAFAVRGNPGNWQYVKVNSSDLSVEALSNTQYLKLKEFLFDENWAKDDNALEVDFGAFDFTLPQLSLSSSVGNGLSFVSSKLGGRLNDNPQSLVDYLLSLEHQGENLMMNETLNTARKLEMSLILADVFLSELPKETPFQAFELRFKEWGFEKGWGENAGKVKETMRILSEILQAPDPRNIDRFFARIPRIFNVVIFSIHGYFGQNDVLGLPDTGGQVVYILDQVKALEDELLHRINSQGLNFKPQILVVTRLIPDAKDTKCNQELEPITGTKHSNILRIPFVTENGILRRWVSRFDIYPYLEKFTKDATTKILDILEGKPDLVIGNYTDGNLVASLMANKLGITQATIAHALEKTKYEDSDNKWKEFDPKYHFSSQFTADLISMNSADFIIASTYQEIAGSKERAGQYESHMSFTLPGLYRVVSGINVFDPRFNIAAPGADDSIYFPFTSQDRRFTKFHPSIEELLYSQNENDEHIGYLVDKKKPIIFSMARLDVVKNLTGLTEWYAKNKRLRDLVNLVIVGGFFDPSKSKDREEISEIKKMHSLIEKYQLKGQFRWIAAQTDRTRNGELYRCIADTRGAFVQPAHYEAFGLTVIEAMSCGLVTFATNQGGPAEIIMDGVSGFHIDPSDGEESSDKIADFFEKCNIDPNYWNLFSAEGLQRIYECYTWKIYANKLINMGSTYSYWRHLNKDQKLAKQRYIHSFYNLQYKSLVKIIPIVSDIPQPPPPPPKPLVKPSATRGSKRTQSRLSFRLFGA